The genomic interval CGTCGACGCGGGGTCGAAGCTGCTCAAGGCCGGCATCGCCTTGCCCGACCAGTCCCCATCGCTGGTGAGCGGCCAGATCTCCCGCTCCTCTTGAGATTCCGTTGGTTATTTGAGAATTATCTGAGgttttttgggtttggtttggttttggttggttggttaggTGATGCCGTCGAAGATGAAGTTGGAGGTAGAGGACGGTCAgatgggcgacggcgcggtggtggaggaggtggtgcagCCGGTGGTGCGTGGCTTCGTCAAGGACTGGGACGCCATGGAGGACCTGCTCAACTACGTCCTGTACAGCAACATTGGGTGGGAGATTGGGGATGAGGGCCAGATCCTCTTCACAGAGCCGCTCTTCACACCCAAGGTGATAGGCTTCGTGGTTCATTTGAACGTGTTCATTGTTCTACGCTGTAAACCTGTTGATTTGGCTGATAACTGGTCCAAATTGATACTCATTACTTTACATGCCGAAATGTTAAGCTCCGAATTTTTAGGGTCATTTGGTATGTCTATGAGGTGCCCATAGCGAGTTTAAACACTTTGCGTCTAACTTGCTAGCTATAGTCTCTAGGCTAACTGCCATTATATGGTCGGATTTTGTCCTAAATTTATGTTTCAGTCAAACTCTTGTGCTATTTTTTGGTTATTTGTTGAATAGCTCAATTGTAAAGAAAATTCTAGTTTTGGACCAAATCGGTATATGCTCTGCGTTATAAAGTTTAAATCTAACTCGATTTTAACGTGCTATGTgcattataaaatatttaaaatttaaacatgtAATATTTAAACATGTCCTATTGACCATTGTTCATGCTTCTGCTCAAGCAATGTTTGTTAGCTAAGCTGCAGTTGTTCCTGCATATCATTTCAAAATTACGATTTACTGATAGATATGCTACCTGAATATCTTGCATTCCTTCTAGTGAATATTTTCCAGACATTGATATTGCACGAACGGGAATGGGTCCTTTGCTCCTTTTACTAGCATATTTAGACATTTCATGATTGTGTGTGATTGCAGTGCTGTATCTTGTGTTGCTCTATGTAATCTTGATGGTTGCATGAATCCATAGACCAAATAAATGTCAGTAGTTTCGAAAAGCCAAGCTGTGCTAAAGGGACCCTAAGTATGCTTCGCCGTTTTGAACTTCAATTCAAATTCTTTGTTACTACTTTACGAAGATTGTTTCATTTGACTTCGCTCATTATTTTTATTGTGAATGCGTTGATTTAACTATTATTCTgttgtttcaaattttgacaGCATGTTTCCTCATCTTTTGTTATGCTCTCTCCAGGCACTTCGGGAGCAACTGGCGCAACTTATGTTCGAAAAATTCAATGTTTCAGGCTTTTATGACTCTGAGCAGGCTGTATTGTCACTTTATGCAGTTGGACGCATTTCGGGCTGTACAGTGGACATTGGGCATGGGAAAATCGGTAATGTAACCCTACTTTTGTTTGAGCCAATATAGTagtatgtttttccttttaaattttGTGCTTATTTTTATTTGGCTAAAGATCATGCTTTGCTCTGCATTTTACTTCCTTATGCATGAACTCTTGCCATATAAGCAAAACTAAATTTCTCTGTGACCCAACCTTTTGTTTTAGGAAAAATGAATTGAAAAAACAACATATGTTGTTTGTTGTTCTGTTTGTATgcttctctctctatatattgTGTATTTGTGTGTGTTGAGAGgatggagggggggggggggcataaTTCCATACTGACAGAAATAAAAGGTACAACAGAATCAAATTCACCTAATGAATGCTTCTAAGTACAGAGAAGACAACTTTACAAGTGTAGCATATCTTATGTTCCTTGTGTAATGCTTGCATCCCTTTTGCTTCTTTctacattactccctccattccactATACAAGGCTTTGGATGCAAAAACCAAGGAAGCTCCTATAACTGCCACAGAATTAGGGGGCTTTAAAACAACCAAAGCAAGCCGACGAATAGCGTTCactgcatgcatgtgcatggaTGAGAATTACATGATTCAAAGAGGTGCCGCTGCAGCTGCCttcaatgcatgcatgtgcatgaACGAGAATAACGGAGTCAAGGAGGTGCCGCTGCATCTGCCGCCCTATATTCTGGAACTTCTGAAAAACACAGTTAAGCGTTGTAtaatggaatggagggagtatttatctACTTTAGAGTAAAGCTGCACATATCGAAGGCTTGCTGGGAAAAAAGAATGATTTCCTTTTGAGCTCAAAAAATGTGCAACAACAAGTGCCGCCCAGTGATTAATGATGTTTGTGCATACACAGAACATCATACAAGGGTGACAGAAATCTTGTGTAATTGAAATGCTTAGGTTACTCTTCTTCCATTATTATTGTTCTACTCATTAAGGTAGTATACTTACCATGATTttgtttcagatttttttaaaatattcatTTTTATCTTGCTATTTTCTGGCAGACTATTTTATCTTACTATTATTTTTCTGGCACACTAACTTAATGGGAATAACTGTGGAGTAACTCCAACCTCTTTTGTTGCAGGCATAGAtaaacatttattttatttgttaaaagaTTCCATTTAATTAACTAGATTCTGTAACACATCAGAGCAGGACACAGCAGTACAAAGCTGGCCCCAACGGATGTATATAAATAATTCAATTCCATCTGTAAACTGTATTTATGTTGTTCAGCATTGGCTGTGTGGTGTGTTTTGATAAACACCGTTTAGTTTCATAATGGTGGGGAAGCAGCAGTAGTTTTGGAGCTTAACGTTGTATTGACATCCTTTCTATTTTAACAGATATTGCTCCAGTTTGTGAAGGTGCTGTTCAGCACATAGCATCAAAGAGATTTGATATTGGAGGAACTGACTTGACAAACCTATTTGCGGAAGAACTCAAAAAATCTAACTCATCGGTAAACATTGATATTTCTGATGTTGAGCGGCTGAAAGAGCAGTATGCATGCTGTGCAGAAGATCAAATGGCCTTTGAAGCTATAGGAAGCTCATGCCGACCAGAAAGGCACACACTTCCAGATGGGCAGGTTGGTTATTGACTTGCTCTATATTGGTCTTTTCTATGTATAGTATAGGGCCCAGTATTGACTTTGTTTCTGTTAACTGTATGTGTTATGTGCAATCTGTCTCTTCATGAAATGCATGATAGCTGTATGTCTTAATCTGTTTTT from Oryza glaberrima chromosome 3, OglaRS2, whole genome shotgun sequence carries:
- the LOC127767459 gene encoding actin-related protein 7, producing the protein MEAVVVDAGSKLLKAGIALPDQSPSLVMPSKMKLEVEDGQMGDGAVVEEVVQPVVRGFVKDWDAMEDLLNYVLYSNIGWEIGDEGQILFTEPLFTPKALREQLAQLMFEKFNVSGFYDSEQAVLSLYAVGRISGCTVDIGHGKIDIAPVCEGAVQHIASKRFDIGGTDLTNLFAEELKKSNSSVNIDISDVERLKEQYACCAEDQMAFEAIGSSCRPERHTLPDGQVITIEKERYIVGEALFQPHILGLEDYGIVHQLVTSVSNVAPEYHRQLLENTMLCGGTASMTGFEDRFQREANLSASAICPSLVKPPEYMPENLARYSAWLGGAILAKVVFPQNQHVTKGDYDETGPSIVHKKCF